A single genomic interval of Adhaeribacter pallidiroseus harbors:
- a CDS encoding SIR2 family NAD-dependent protein deacylase, which produces MRKKVVVLTGAGISAESGIATFRDSNGLWDGHEVMDVASPEGWRRNPELVLNFYNERRKNAHQVKPNPGHLALAHLEDKFDVTIITQNVDDLHERAGSTNVVHLHGKLFESRSTVDENLVYPITGWELKKGDLCEKGSQLRPNIVWFGEMVPMMEVAVAATQEADIFMVVGTSLVVYPAAGLIDYVPRGIPVYVIDPNLPPVAKRPNLHLIAEKASTGVPKVTALLEKEATTGEPK; this is translated from the coding sequence ATGCGCAAAAAAGTAGTGGTATTAACCGGAGCCGGAATTAGTGCCGAAAGCGGCATTGCTACTTTCCGGGATTCTAATGGCTTGTGGGATGGCCACGAAGTAATGGATGTAGCCTCGCCGGAAGGATGGCGCCGCAATCCGGAATTGGTACTAAACTTTTACAATGAACGTCGCAAAAACGCGCACCAAGTTAAACCTAATCCCGGGCATTTGGCTTTAGCGCATTTAGAAGATAAGTTTGATGTTACCATCATCACCCAGAACGTAGATGACTTGCACGAACGAGCCGGCTCTACCAACGTGGTACATTTACACGGCAAATTATTTGAATCGCGGAGTACCGTAGATGAAAACTTAGTGTACCCCATTACTGGCTGGGAATTAAAAAAAGGAGATTTGTGCGAGAAAGGATCGCAGTTACGGCCCAATATAGTTTGGTTTGGAGAGATGGTTCCCATGATGGAAGTGGCCGTGGCGGCAACCCAGGAAGCAGATATTTTTATGGTGGTGGGTACCTCTCTGGTGGTTTACCCAGCCGCTGGCCTAATTGACTATGTTCCCAGAGGCATACCCGTTTACGTGATTGATCCCAATCTGCCACCCGTGGCAAAAAGACCTAACCTGCATTTAATTGCCGAGAAGGCCAGCACCGGTGTACCTAAAGTAACGGCTTTACTAGAAAAAGAAGCCACGACAGGTGAGCCAAAATAA
- a CDS encoding o-succinylbenzoate synthase, producing the protein MPLQGSVQKHVLQFKFDARTSRGAMQQHAVYYIKVWDTQQPQIVGVGECAPLPGLSPEYNPEFAEQLQEWITRFNRKAIDSESVNAYNLNQKFNIPAWPSLQFGFETAVLDWRKHGSKKLFDNYFSRSEAGIPINGLIWMGEKAFMQQQIEKKLQEGYSCLKLKIGSLDFKTELAILQQIREVAAADTLTIRLDANGAFTSEEAQNKLEQLAEYAIHSIEQPIKPQQPEAMAQLCQHSPIPVALDEELIGVTNPAARQQLLLEIKPAYLILKPTLLGGLKATKEWIYLAEEQKIDWWITSALESNIGLNAISQFTAAYTLKREQGLGTGQLYTNNINSPLRIQAGKLYYDAATSWDNLP; encoded by the coding sequence ATGCCGCTTCAAGGTTCTGTACAAAAGCATGTATTACAATTTAAGTTCGATGCCCGTACTTCCCGGGGAGCTATGCAGCAACACGCAGTGTATTATATTAAAGTATGGGATACGCAGCAGCCCCAAATAGTAGGTGTGGGCGAGTGTGCTCCTTTGCCAGGCCTTAGTCCCGAATATAATCCTGAATTTGCTGAGCAGTTACAAGAATGGATTACAAGGTTTAACAGAAAAGCTATTGATAGTGAAAGTGTTAATGCGTATAACTTAAACCAAAAATTTAATATTCCGGCTTGGCCTTCTCTGCAATTTGGGTTTGAGACAGCAGTGTTGGATTGGCGAAAACATGGCAGTAAAAAATTGTTCGATAACTATTTCTCCCGTTCCGAAGCTGGCATTCCGATTAACGGTTTGATATGGATGGGGGAGAAAGCTTTTATGCAGCAGCAAATAGAAAAGAAGTTACAAGAGGGTTATTCTTGCCTAAAATTAAAAATTGGTAGTTTAGACTTTAAAACCGAATTGGCCATTTTGCAACAAATCCGGGAAGTAGCTGCCGCCGATACCTTAACGATCCGCCTGGATGCTAATGGGGCATTTACTTCTGAAGAAGCCCAAAACAAATTAGAACAATTAGCCGAGTACGCCATTCATTCCATAGAACAGCCCATTAAACCCCAACAACCGGAAGCTATGGCGCAATTATGCCAGCATTCACCTATCCCGGTGGCCCTGGATGAAGAGTTAATTGGTGTAACCAACCCGGCTGCCCGACAGCAATTGCTACTGGAAATTAAACCAGCTTACCTTATTTTAAAACCGACTTTACTGGGTGGATTGAAGGCTACTAAAGAGTGGATATATTTAGCCGAAGAACAAAAGATTGACTGGTGGATTACTTCCGCCCTGGAGTCGAATATTGGTTTGAATGCCATCAGTCAGTTCACCGCAGCGTATACCTTAAAGCGGGAGCAAGGTTTAGGAACCGGGCAATTATACACCAACAACATAAACTCGCCCTTACGGATACAAGCCGGCAAACTGTATTACGATGCCGCAACTTCTTGGGATAACCTGCCTTAA
- the topA gene encoding type I DNA topoisomerase, which translates to MVKNLVIVESPAKAKTIEGYLGKDYIVKSSFGHVRDLPKDNNAIDIKNGFKPTYIVSADKKDVVAELKKLAKEAEMVWLASDDDREGEAISWHLSEALNLNDKKTRRIVFREITKNAILNAIESPRGIDIDRVNAQQARRVLDRLVGFELSPVLWKKIKTGLSAGRVQSVAVRLVVEREREIDRFKADSAFKVTALFTVDGKKLEAELPTRFKTQAEAEAFLEKCKGATYTIDNLEKKPLKRSPAAPFTTSTLQQEASRKLGFSVAQTMTVAQKLYEAGKISYMRTDSVNLSQDAIAGATARITAAFGEEYVKVRQYKTKSQSAQEAHEAIRPTDFFAKEVSSDRNEQRLYELIRKRAIASQMADAEIEKTTATIGISTVKEKFVATGEVVTFEGFLKVYIESKDDSEVPEEDEHDMLPPLTVGQQLAVQRVLATQRFSRPAPRYTEASLVKKLEEMGIGRPSTYAPTISTIQKRGYVEKDNREGKERAFQVLTLVNDTISTASKKELVGVEKAKLFPTDTAMVVNDFLVEYFPSVIDYSFTAKVEEEFDQIAAGTKAWDKMIEHFYTGFHETITSSQNVERSTISGARELGVHPDTGKKITARLGRFGPFVQMGEENEDTKEKPVYASLRKGQFLENITLTDALDLFKLPRIVGTFEDKDMTAAIGRFGPFIRHDNKFYSLPKTLDPYTVNCEEAVNLIQAKRKADAEKCIKSFTENPEVQVLNGRFGPYIVVGKKNVKIPKDKIPADLTLEECLTLAEQTPDKPARGGFKKKVETTADTPAKTTKKKAPAKKPVAKKASTKKMAATDKKK; encoded by the coding sequence ATGGTTAAGAACTTAGTTATTGTGGAGTCGCCGGCCAAGGCAAAAACGATAGAAGGGTATTTAGGAAAAGATTATATTGTAAAATCCAGCTTTGGTCACGTGCGCGATTTACCGAAAGATAATAACGCGATTGATATCAAAAATGGCTTTAAACCTACTTACATTGTTTCGGCGGATAAAAAAGACGTAGTAGCGGAATTAAAAAAGTTAGCTAAAGAAGCCGAAATGGTTTGGCTCGCCTCGGACGATGACCGAGAAGGAGAAGCTATATCCTGGCATTTGTCCGAAGCGCTTAACCTAAACGATAAAAAAACCCGGCGCATTGTTTTTCGGGAAATCACCAAGAATGCTATTCTCAACGCTATTGAATCACCGCGCGGCATCGACATTGACCGGGTAAATGCCCAGCAGGCCCGGCGCGTGTTGGATCGCCTGGTAGGCTTTGAATTATCACCTGTCCTCTGGAAAAAAATTAAGACCGGTTTATCCGCGGGCCGGGTGCAATCGGTAGCGGTGCGCCTGGTGGTAGAACGCGAACGGGAGATTGATCGTTTTAAGGCTGATTCGGCTTTTAAAGTTACGGCCCTGTTTACCGTTGATGGTAAAAAACTGGAGGCAGAGCTACCTACGCGGTTTAAAACACAGGCCGAAGCCGAGGCTTTTTTAGAAAAATGCAAAGGCGCCACCTACACCATTGATAATTTAGAGAAAAAACCTTTAAAAAGATCACCGGCCGCTCCTTTTACTACCTCTACGTTACAACAGGAAGCCAGCCGCAAATTAGGCTTTTCGGTAGCGCAAACCATGACGGTTGCCCAGAAATTATACGAAGCGGGTAAAATATCGTACATGCGTACCGACTCGGTAAACTTATCGCAAGATGCTATTGCTGGTGCTACGGCCCGTATTACCGCGGCTTTCGGGGAAGAATATGTAAAAGTAAGGCAGTATAAAACAAAATCCCAATCGGCGCAGGAAGCGCACGAAGCTATAAGGCCTACGGATTTTTTCGCGAAAGAAGTTTCTTCGGACCGGAATGAACAACGCTTGTACGAGTTAATCCGGAAGCGCGCCATTGCTTCGCAAATGGCCGATGCCGAAATCGAAAAAACCACCGCTACTATTGGTATTTCCACGGTTAAAGAAAAGTTTGTAGCTACCGGCGAAGTAGTAACGTTCGAAGGCTTTTTGAAAGTATACATTGAGTCGAAAGACGACAGCGAAGTGCCAGAAGAAGATGAGCATGACATGCTGCCTCCTTTAACTGTTGGCCAGCAATTAGCCGTACAACGAGTTTTAGCGACGCAACGGTTCTCCCGGCCGGCTCCCCGCTATACCGAAGCCAGCTTAGTAAAGAAATTAGAAGAAATGGGTATTGGCCGACCATCCACCTATGCTCCTACTATTTCAACCATCCAGAAACGAGGTTACGTAGAAAAAGATAATCGCGAAGGAAAAGAACGGGCTTTCCAGGTTTTAACCTTAGTGAACGATACTATTTCCACAGCATCTAAGAAAGAACTCGTGGGAGTAGAAAAAGCTAAGCTTTTCCCGACGGATACCGCCATGGTGGTGAATGATTTTTTGGTAGAGTATTTTCCGAGCGTGATTGATTATTCCTTTACCGCCAAGGTAGAAGAAGAGTTCGACCAGATTGCGGCGGGTACCAAAGCTTGGGATAAAATGATTGAACATTTTTACACGGGCTTTCACGAAACCATTACTTCCAGCCAAAATGTGGAACGTTCGACTATTAGCGGGGCTCGGGAATTAGGCGTGCATCCAGATACTGGCAAAAAGATCACGGCCCGACTTGGCCGTTTTGGGCCATTTGTGCAAATGGGCGAAGAAAACGAGGATACCAAAGAAAAACCGGTATACGCGAGCTTGCGGAAAGGGCAATTTTTAGAAAATATTACCTTAACCGATGCTTTAGATTTATTTAAATTGCCCCGCATAGTTGGTACCTTCGAAGACAAAGATATGACGGCCGCTATTGGTCGATTTGGTCCTTTTATTCGGCACGATAATAAGTTTTATTCTTTACCCAAAACTTTAGATCCTTACACCGTAAATTGCGAAGAAGCCGTTAATCTGATTCAGGCTAAACGGAAAGCGGATGCCGAAAAATGCATTAAATCGTTTACCGAAAATCCGGAGGTGCAAGTATTAAATGGCCGGTTTGGTCCGTACATTGTGGTGGGTAAAAAAAATGTTAAAATCCCGAAAGATAAAATTCCGGCTGATTTAACTCTGGAAGAATGTTTAACCCTGGCGGAACAAACCCCTGATAAACCGGCTCGGGGCGGATTCAAGAAAAAAGTTGAAACAACTGCCGATACCCCGGCCAAAACAACTAAGAAAAAAGCACCGGCTAAGAAACCCGTAGCCAAAAAAGCAAGTACAAAAAAAATGGCTGCTACGGACAAGAAGAAATAA